A region from the Aegilops tauschii subsp. strangulata cultivar AL8/78 chromosome 5, Aet v6.0, whole genome shotgun sequence genome encodes:
- the LOC109737356 gene encoding V-type proton ATPase 16 kDa proteolipid subunit → MSSVFSGDETAPFFGFLGAAAALVFSCMGAAYGTAKSGVGVASMGVMRPELVMKSIVPVVMAGVLGIYGLIIAVIISTGINPKAKPYYLFDGYAHLSSGLACGLAGLAAGMAIGIVGDAGVRANAQQPKLFVGMILILIFAEALALYGLIVGIILSSRAGQSRAD, encoded by the exons ATGTCGTCGGTGTTCAGCGGCGATGAGACCGCCCCCTTCTTCGGCTTTCTCGGCGCCGCCGCGGCGCTCGTCTTCTCAT GTATGGGAGCGGCCTACGGGACGGCCAAGAGCGGCGTCGGCGTGGCGTCCATGGGAGTCATGCGCCCGGAGCTCGTCATGAAGTCCATCGTGCCCGTTGTCATGGCTGGAGTGCTCGGTATCTACGGGCTTATTATCGCCGTCATCATCAGTACCGGGATCAACCCCAAGGCCAAGCCCTACTACCTCTTCGACGGCTACGCCCACCTCTCGTCCGGCCTCGCCTGTGGCCTTGCAGGCCTTGCTGCTGGCATGGCCATCGGCATTGTTGGTGATGCTGGAGTCAG GGCAAATGCTCAACAGCCCAAGCTGTTTGTCGGCATGATCCTCATCCTCATCTTCGCAGAGGCGCTCGCTCTCTACGGTCTCATTGTCGGCATCATCCTGTCATCCCGAGCTGGCCAGTCTCGTGCTGATTAG